Proteins from a single region of Armatimonadota bacterium:
- a CDS encoding iron ABC transporter permease translates to MTSSTIAITRPAHAPSMTLLAWGGLALAGGLLLPWFRTGRDLSVFVSGTAGIGLLGSEPAVAAALVCALLSAILGMLRLPLYRRGQLALVTAAAGCTLVALALAGHGQPMGPAPVVMFLCFLSLVGTGLSLSGYLRADAFIAASIVWVAVFVVLFILYPLWAVLQASVVVKGRLTLEMFGTVFQSPNFLMVNNPLTPRDEMRIAATFGAVVAAVAGFVAAVLTRKIRAVVVWVAGSGITGLLLAALYLGFGAVRNSVLLAAVVGVASTGLGFLFALLAERSQLPTRRLLGPVSILPIITPPFVLGLAMVYLFGRQGFVTHSVLGLSTTVFSGLLGLSIAQILAYTPIAFLLLQGVVRAMDIALEEASETLGASNWYTLRTVIWPLARPGIANAFLLTVIESLADFGNPVVIGGGKPYLATEVFYAIIGRYNPNEAAVFGVVLLSMTLAIFLVQRYWVGERFYVTVTGRPTHATPRKLPPALDYAVTGVFLVWVLLIVLLYGSIFVGSVTKLWGFDYTFTLAHVKGLSPSGWHVFRTTASLSLIAALPSTALGFLIGYLVTRYSFPGRRALEFSSMLSFAVPGTVMGIGYILAFNTGVLLLTGTELIIILAFVFRNMPVAIRSGVAAIHQIDRSLEECSTMLRAGSVTTLRRVVAPLVQAALLSGLVFAFVRAMTAVSQVIFLVTPKVNLSTALILSYVEHGSMGRAAALSSVLVVFMAVVIMIMYSLTTRIDARAGRGAQAKP, encoded by the coding sequence ATGACCAGCTCCACGATCGCGATCACCCGCCCCGCGCACGCGCCGAGCATGACGCTTCTGGCCTGGGGAGGGCTGGCACTAGCCGGCGGCCTGTTGCTCCCCTGGTTCAGGACCGGCCGGGATCTTTCCGTCTTCGTCTCGGGAACGGCGGGGATCGGGCTGCTGGGCTCTGAGCCGGCCGTGGCCGCGGCCCTGGTTTGTGCGCTCCTTTCCGCCATCCTGGGCATGCTGAGGCTGCCGCTCTACCGCCGCGGCCAGCTGGCGCTCGTCACGGCCGCCGCAGGGTGCACTCTGGTCGCGCTTGCCCTCGCGGGTCACGGCCAGCCGATGGGTCCGGCGCCGGTAGTGATGTTTCTATGCTTTCTTTCGCTGGTTGGAACCGGGCTGTCGCTGAGCGGCTACCTGCGCGCCGATGCATTCATCGCGGCGAGCATAGTCTGGGTCGCGGTATTCGTCGTGCTCTTCATCCTGTACCCGCTGTGGGCCGTGCTGCAGGCGAGCGTGGTGGTCAAGGGGCGGCTGACGCTTGAGATGTTCGGCACGGTCTTCCAATCGCCGAACTTCCTGATGGTGAACAACCCGCTCACGCCCCGGGACGAGATGCGCATCGCCGCGACGTTCGGAGCCGTGGTCGCTGCGGTCGCCGGGTTTGTGGCGGCGGTGCTTACCAGGAAGATCCGCGCCGTGGTCGTGTGGGTGGCAGGCAGCGGCATCACCGGGTTGTTGCTCGCGGCCCTCTACCTGGGATTTGGAGCGGTGCGCAACAGCGTTCTGCTGGCTGCGGTCGTGGGCGTTGCCTCCACCGGTTTGGGGTTCCTGTTCGCGCTGCTGGCCGAGCGATCCCAACTCCCCACGCGGCGGCTGCTGGGGCCGGTCTCGATCCTTCCTATTATTACCCCGCCGTTCGTCCTGGGCCTGGCCATGGTCTACCTGTTCGGACGGCAGGGATTCGTCACGCACTCCGTGCTCGGGCTGTCAACCACCGTCTTCTCCGGGCTGCTAGGGCTGTCAATCGCCCAGATCCTGGCATACACGCCCATCGCCTTCCTTCTGCTACAGGGTGTTGTGCGCGCCATGGACATAGCCCTCGAGGAGGCCTCCGAGACGCTGGGGGCCTCCAACTGGTACACGCTGCGGACGGTTATCTGGCCGCTGGCGCGCCCGGGGATCGCGAACGCCTTCCTGCTGACGGTGATCGAGAGTCTGGCCGACTTCGGCAACCCCGTAGTGATCGGTGGCGGCAAGCCATACCTGGCGACAGAGGTGTTCTACGCCATCATCGGCCGCTACAACCCCAATGAGGCCGCTGTGTTCGGGGTTGTGCTGCTGAGCATGACGCTGGCGATCTTCCTTGTTCAGAGGTACTGGGTGGGCGAGCGGTTCTACGTGACGGTTACAGGCCGGCCCACCCATGCCACGCCGCGCAAACTGCCCCCGGCCTTGGACTACGCCGTCACCGGCGTGTTTCTGGTCTGGGTGCTGCTGATTGTGCTGCTCTACGGTTCGATCTTTGTCGGCAGCGTGACCAAGCTCTGGGGGTTTGACTACACCTTCACGCTCGCGCACGTGAAGGGGCTGTCCCCCTCGGGCTGGCACGTCTTTCGGACCACGGCCTCACTGTCGCTCATTGCCGCGCTGCCTTCCACCGCGCTGGGATTCCTCATCGGCTACCTGGTCACGCGCTACTCGTTCCCGGGGAGGCGGGCGCTGGAGTTCTCCTCGATGCTCTCGTTCGCGGTGCCCGGCACCGTGATGGGGATCGGCTACATCCTGGCCTTCAATACGGGGGTCCTCCTGTTGACGGGAACTGAACTGATAATCATCCTGGCCTTCGTCTTCCGGAACATGCCGGTGGCGATCCGCTCCGGGGTGGCGGCCATCCACCAGATAGACCGCTCGTTGGAGGAGTGCTCGACGATGCTGCGGGCTGGCTCGGTAACGACGCTGCGGCGCGTGGTCGCCCCACTCGTTCAGGCGGCACTGCTTTCCGGGCTCGTCTTCGCGTTTGTCCGGGCGATGACGGCCGTCAGCCAGGTCATATTCCTGGTGACCCCAAAGGTGAACCTGAGCACGGCTCTCATCCTGTCATACGTTGAGCACGGCAGCATGGGTAGGGCCGCGGCGCTTTCGTCGGTTCTGGTCGTATTCATGGCCGTTGTGATCATGATCATGTACTCGCTTACGACGCGGATAGACGCACGGGCTGGGCGCGGAGCGCAGGCCAAGCCCTAG
- a CDS encoding ABC transporter substrate-binding protein produces the protein MRRFLLSGLMLALAGLGIVHAGPAPGRVTVICSAAVEWCDVLKAHFPRATGIAFDFVRMSTGEVLVRLRAERANPVFDVWFGGTGDPHFVANEEGLTESFRPRNWDELRPELRDAVAGKYIPLYAGVLGWALSPRLLREKNLPEPRTWRDLAEPHYRGLVAYANPSTSGTGYTMLATMVQVYGEKETFEILKRVHRNVAEYTRAGAAPGVLTGRGEIAIGITFNHDSVMQILRGFPITYGSARDGTGYEIGGISLVKGAPNRANGITFIEWALTPEAQRLAGDLAESYQLPSNSRTPVPRVSPRFQDFNVIKYDFVKFGRSDVRDRLIDRWLKEVFPLPK, from the coding sequence ATGAGACGGTTCTTGCTGTCAGGATTGATGCTCGCGCTGGCAGGCTTGGGCATCGTCCACGCCGGGCCGGCGCCTGGTAGGGTAACCGTGATCTGTAGTGCGGCTGTCGAGTGGTGCGATGTCCTCAAGGCGCATTTCCCGCGCGCCACGGGCATCGCGTTCGACTTCGTGCGCATGAGCACCGGCGAGGTGCTGGTGCGGCTGCGTGCCGAGCGGGCCAATCCGGTCTTCGATGTGTGGTTCGGCGGGACAGGCGACCCCCACTTCGTGGCAAACGAAGAGGGGTTGACCGAGTCTTTCCGGCCGCGCAACTGGGACGAGTTGAGGCCCGAGTTGCGCGATGCCGTCGCCGGCAAGTACATCCCACTCTACGCCGGGGTCCTGGGATGGGCGCTGAGCCCCAGGTTGCTGCGCGAGAAGAACCTGCCCGAGCCCCGCACCTGGAGGGACCTGGCCGAGCCCCACTACAGGGGGCTGGTGGCCTACGCGAACCCCTCGACTTCAGGCACGGGGTACACGATGCTTGCGACGATGGTGCAGGTGTACGGTGAGAAGGAGACGTTCGAGATACTCAAGCGGGTCCACCGCAACGTCGCCGAGTACACCAGGGCCGGGGCCGCTCCGGGAGTGCTGACCGGCCGGGGCGAGATAGCGATCGGCATCACGTTCAATCACGACTCGGTCATGCAGATCCTGCGGGGATTCCCCATCACCTACGGCTCGGCGCGTGACGGGACCGGCTACGAGATCGGCGGAATCAGTTTGGTGAAGGGCGCGCCCAACCGCGCCAACGGGATCACGTTCATCGAGTGGGCGCTAACCCCAGAGGCCCAGCGACTGGCTGGTGATCTCGCCGAGTCCTACCAGCTCCCCTCGAACTCCAGGACACCCGTGCCGCGTGTCTCGCCGCGCTTCCAGGATTTCAACGTCATCAAGTACGACTTCGTCAAGTTCGGCAGATCCGACGTGCGAGACCGCCTGATTGATCGCTGGCTGAAGGAGGTCTTCCCGCTACCCAAGTAG
- a CDS encoding ABC transporter substrate-binding protein has translation MKRLLLAVLVVALAGLNIAHAGPAAGRVAVLCSPAVEWCDALKAQFPRATGITLDFVRMSAGEALTRLRAEKANPTFDAWFGGTGDPHFVANEEGLTEFFKPRNWDDLRPEFRDAVAGKYIPLYAGILGWALNPKLLRDKNLPEPRTWKDLADPRYKGLVAYPNPTTSGTAYTMVATMVQLYGEREAFEVLKRIHPNVAEYTRAGAAPGVLTGRGEVAIGVTFNHDSVVQILRGFPITYGSARDGTGYEIGGISLIKGAPSRANGIAFIEWALSPEAQRLASEAGESYQIPSNAKSPIPRVSPRFQDFNVIKYDFVRFGRADVRDKLLDRWLKEVFPLPK, from the coding sequence ATGAAGCGACTGTTGTTGGCAGTGCTGGTAGTTGCGCTGGCAGGCCTGAACATCGCCCACGCCGGGCCGGCGGCCGGTCGGGTTGCCGTGCTGTGCAGCCCGGCCGTCGAGTGGTGCGACGCCCTCAAGGCCCAGTTCCCGCGGGCCACTGGGATCACGCTCGACTTCGTGCGGATGAGCGCCGGTGAGGCTCTCACCCGCCTGCGTGCCGAGAAGGCGAACCCCACGTTCGACGCGTGGTTCGGAGGTACCGGCGATCCGCACTTCGTCGCCAACGAGGAGGGACTGACCGAGTTCTTCAAGCCACGCAACTGGGACGACCTGCGGCCCGAGTTCCGCGACGCCGTCGCGGGCAAGTACATCCCGCTGTACGCCGGCATCCTTGGCTGGGCGCTCAACCCGAAGCTGCTCCGCGACAAGAACCTGCCTGAGCCCCGCACGTGGAAGGACTTGGCCGACCCACGCTACAAGGGCCTCGTGGCCTACCCTAACCCCACCACCTCAGGGACCGCCTACACGATGGTGGCGACCATGGTCCAGCTCTACGGCGAGCGCGAGGCCTTCGAGGTGCTGAAGCGGATCCACCCCAACGTGGCGGAGTACACGCGTGCCGGCGCGGCGCCGGGCGTCCTGACTGGGCGCGGCGAGGTCGCGATCGGCGTGACGTTCAACCACGACTCGGTGGTGCAGATCCTGCGGGGGTTCCCGATCACGTATGGTTCGGCGCGCGATGGGACCGGTTACGAGATAGGCGGTATCAGCTTGATCAAGGGGGCGCCCAGCCGTGCAAACGGGATCGCGTTCATCGAGTGGGCGCTGAGCCCGGAGGCGCAGCGCCTCGCGAGCGAGGCCGGTGAGTCGTACCAGATTCCCTCCAACGCGAAGTCTCCCATACCCAGGGTCTCGCCGCGCTTCCAGGACTTCAATGTCATCAAGTACGACTTCGTCAGGTTCGGCAGGGCCGACGTGCGAGACAAGCTGCTCGATCGCTGGCTGAAGGAGGTCTTCCCGCTGCCCAAGTAG